The genomic stretch CCTTTCAAGGGGAATGTTTCGCGACTTGAGGAAGGCGTTGAGTCTAGCAACGGAAAACAGTGATGCAAGAGTTGTTGAGATTACCGGCGCTGGAAAGGCATTCTCCACTGGTCTCGACGTTAGAGAAGTCGGAGGATTCAAGTCAAGAGTCGAAGCAAGAGAATTCGTTTATGGACTCGTCAAGCCGTTCTGGGACCAGCTCTTCAAATGCGAGAAACCGCTCATATCCGTGGTCGATGGGCCGGCATACGGAGCTGGTGCAGAAATTGCCCTAGCTTCCGACGTCGTCGTTGCATCGATTGAATCATCGTTCGCTTTCTCGGGAGGAAGAGTCGGAGCACTCTGCTGTATTTCTGGGATAATCGGACCGTCTCTAATGAATGGAAGAAAACTTGTCGAGATGAACTTGACCGGAACCCCTCTTAGCGCAACAGATGCTACTAACTATGGCCTCGTCAACTATTCAGTTCCGAGAGAGAAACTAACTCCAACACTGGAGAAGATTATTCGAGAGATGATGCATGTATCTCCCATATCGAACTCAAGTTTCAAACGACTCAAGAAGACTGACCTCACAAAGACAAAACTAGAGACGGCATACAAGGAACTACTGAGAACGATAACAAGCAAGGAGTTTCGAGAGGGGTCAAGCGCCTTCGTGGAGAAACGCTCGCCAGACTATTATCGATAACGCCACTAATTTTCTGGCGCCCCCCGCAGCGAAGAGATTCAATATCACTGCTCGATCAGCGCTTCGGTGAAAGAGTCCTTATATCGGGTCCAGCGACCTGTTCGTGTAGGCTGGACGATGCGGCTCAGTCGGAGCCAGCAAACCAGTACAATGGCAAAATAGAGGTGTAAGAATAACAAATGCGAGGAGGAAATTGGAAGGGCAGGAACGTTAGAACCGAAATGAAGACCTTAGAATGCCCAAGATGTCACGACCACGTACGATTGGACAAGTATACTATTCATATCGCCTCTTGTCCCCAACCAGCCGTTGCTAACACGGCGGCTTAACTGAATTATTTGGCGCCGGGAGT from Candidatus Bathyarchaeia archaeon encodes the following:
- a CDS encoding enoyl-CoA hydratase/isomerase family protein — its product is MKLENVEYAVTDNVAHIEMNRPQVLNALSRGMFRDLRKALSLATENSDARVVEITGAGKAFSTGLDVREVGGFKSRVEAREFVYGLVKPFWDQLFKCEKPLISVVDGPAYGAGAEIALASDVVVASIESSFAFSGGRVGALCCISGIIGPSLMNGRKLVEMNLTGTPLSATDATNYGLVNYSVPREKLTPTLEKIIREMMHVSPISNSSFKRLKKTDLTKTKLETAYKELLRTITSKEFREGSSAFVEKRSPDYYR